The following is a genomic window from Geminicoccus roseus DSM 18922.
TCGAGCGGATTGTGGCCGGCCTGGAGAAGCGCAACCGCCTGCTCAACCCCCGCGAGCGCGAGATCGTCGCCTATCACGAGATGGGCCATGCCCTGGTGGCCATGGCGCTGCCCGGCCTGGACGTCGTCCACAAGGTGTCGATCATCCCGCGCGGCGTGGGCGCTCTCGGCTACACCATCCAGCGGCCGACCGAGGACCGGTTCCTGATGACCCGCGAGGAGCTGGAGAACAAGATGGCCGGCCTATTGGGCGGCCGCGCCGCCGAGTGGATCGTGTTCCACCACCTCTCCACCGGCGCTGCCGACGATCTGGCCCGGGTCACCGACATCGCCCGGGCAATGGTGACCCGCTACGGCATGTCCGAGAAGCTCGGCCATGTCGCGCTGGAAAAGGACCAGCGCTCCCTGCTCACCCCCAACCCGATGGCCGGCGGCCCGCAGGAGCACGACTTCTCCGACCGCACCGCCGCGGCGATCGACGACGAGGTCCGCCGGATCGTGGACGCCGCCTTCGACCGCACCGTCGCCATCCTCACCGAGCGGCGCCAGCTCCTGGAGAAGACCGCCCGCGCCCTTCTGGAGAAGGAGACGCTGGACGAGGCCCAGCTGCGCGCCCTGGTCGGCGCGCCGGCCCCCGTCCCGCCGCAGCCGGTCGCCGTGTGAGCGATCCGGCCAGGGCTCAGTCCGGCTGCGGCCGCGCCTCGTGCCGCAGGCCGGGCTTGCCGTCCTGCCAGGCATAGACGGCCCAGCAGGCCTGGCCGGCCTGGAGGTCCGGGCAGTGCTCCTTGGACACCCAGAGCTCGACCTCGGCCAGCTTGCTCCCCTGCACCAGGGTCGGCTGCCCGCCCATCGCCGAAACCGGCTGGTAGCCCGCCGTCGAGGGCAGGATGTCGACCTGGCAGCCGGCATTGGCGCAGAACGCGGTCGCCGACCCGGCGCATTGCAGGCCCTGGCTGTCCAGCAGGTAGTCGGCCTGCCCGTCGCCGTCGAGGTCGGCGGTGAGGATGTTCGGCTGGTCGCCCCCGGCCTCCAGCTTGCCGCCAAGCTCGGTGCACTGGCCGGCATAGCCGTCGATGACCTTCTGCACGCCCTCGGGCAGCGCCGGCGCCGCCGGCTCCGTCGTCGCCAGGTCGCCCAGGCCGTCCTTCACGGCGGTCTTCAGCGCCTTGATGCGGGCCTCGTACAGCCCGGTCAGGCAGCCGGTGTCGGCGCCGCAGGCGGCACGCTCCTCCAGGAACTTGACCGCCTCGTCATGGCGGACGCCGCTCATGCCCATCATCAGCGGGTACTGCTCGTAGGCGAACCAGAGCCCGCCCATCTCGCTGTCCAGCGCCGAGAGCGAGGGATCCGCGCATACCGCCCGCTCGTCCGGCTTCGCCGCCTTGCCGCAGTCGAAGCTCGCCGCGCCCGCCGGCGGCGTCGCCAGGCCGAACGCCGCCGCCAGCGCCACAACCGGCAGAACCTTCCCGATCACCACGAAGCACCTCCCGTAGCTTGCAAGGGCGCCACCATGCCCTCGGCTCCGCGCCAATCCAATGACATTCAACAGACATGCTGTTGTGAATCGCGCCGCCTGGGGCTCAGCCATGCAATTCCCTGGAGTCGCCCGGGGCCTCGTCCCTCTCCTCCATGCCGTAGTCGCGCATCACCGCCGCCACCCGCAGCCGGTAGTCCGCGAACACCTTGGTGCGGCCCGCCGCCTGCGCCAGCCGGTGCTTCTCGGTCCGGCGCCAGCGCATCACCGCCTCCTCGTCCCGCCAGAACGACAGCGACAGGAGCTTGCCCGGCTGCTTCAGGCTCTCGAACCGCTCCACCGAGATGAACCCGTCCACCTGCTCCAGGACCGGGGTCAGCGATGCCGCGATCTCCAGGTAGTTCTCCAGGTGCCCGCGGCGCGGAATGACCTCGAAGATCACCGCGATCATCGGCCCTGCCCCCAGATGGCCGGGGCGGGGCCGGGTGCGGCCCGGCTGGGAATGCGGCAAGCGGGAATCATGGTCGACTTCTCCTCGGCTGGTCGCTCTGGTTGTAGCGGCTTGCCCGGCTGGGATGCTTCGATCATCATCGTAGCATGAGAGCTGGCCCCGACATCGCCCGCGTCGCCGCCCTGTTGGGGGACCCGGCGCGCGCCAACATGCTGACCGCCCTGCTGGACGGGGGAACCCTCACCGCCGGCGAACTGGCCCGCCAGGCAGGCGTCACCGCGCAGACCGCCAGCTCGCATCTGGCCAGGCTGCAGGACGGCGGCCTGGTCGCCAGCCGCCGCCAGGGCCGCCACCACTATTTCAGCCTGTCCGACCACGATGTCGGCGCGATCCTGGAAAGCCTGATGGGCCTGGCCGACCGGATCGGCCACCAGCGGGCACGACCTGGACCGAAGGATCCTGCCCTGCGCCAGGCCCGGGTCTGCTACGACCATCTGGCCGGCACCATGGCCGTGGCGATGCTGGATTCGATGCTGGCCCAGCGCCTGGTCCATTCTCCGGGCGACGATCTCGTCCTGACCGACCAGGGGAGCGCCTTTATCGGCCGGCTCGGCATCGACCTGCCTTTCCTCGCCCGGTCGCGCCGGCCGCTCTGCCGGACCTGCCTGGACTGGAGCGTGCGCCGTCCGCATCTGGCCGGCGGCCTGGGCGCCGCCCTGCTGACCCGGTTCAGCGAACTCGGCTGGGCGTCCCGGCAGGCAGGCTCGCGGGTCGTGACCTTCACGCCCCTCGGGCAGGAAGCGTTCGCCCGCCTGTTCCCGCCGGCTGCCTGAGACGCCTGCCCGATGCGCCGCTTCCCGCCGGAACGGATCGTGTGCCTGACCGACGAGACGGTCGAGACCCTCTACCTCCTGGGCGAGCAGGACCGGATCGTGGGCGTTTCCGGCCATGCCGTCCGCCCGCCGGGCGTCCGCCGGGACAAGCCCCGGGTGTCGTCGTTCCTTTCCGCGGACCTGCCGAAGATCCAGGCCCTGCAGCCCGACCTCGTGCTGGCGTTCTCCGACGTCCAGGCGACGACCGTGGCGGAGATCGCCCGCGCCGGGCTGGCGGTCCACCTGTTCAACCAGCGCGACATCGCCGGCATCCTGGCGATGATCCGCACGCTCGGTGCCCTGGTCGGCTGTCCCGCCCGGGCCGAGGCGCTGGCAGGCTCGCTGGAGGAGCGGATCGCCGCCATCGCGGCGCGCACCGGAGCGGCGGCGGCACGGCCGAGGGTCTATTTCGAGGAATGGGACGATCCCCTGATCTTCGGGATCGGCTGGGTGTCGGAACTGATCGAGGTGGCCGGCGGCGCCGACGTGTTCGCCGGACGGCGCGGCCGGCCGGCGTCCCGCGATCGCGTCGTACGGCCCGAGGAGGTCGTCGCCGAAGCGCCGGACCTGATCCTGGCTTCCTGGTGCGGCCGCAAGGTGGTGCCGGCCAGGATCGCCGCCCGGCCGGGCTGGGAACGGATGCCGGCGGTGCGGGCCGGCCGGATCGCCGCGATCCCTTCCTCGCTGATCCTCCAGCCGGGCCCGGCCGCCCTCACCGAGGGCCTGGACGCGCTGGTCTCCGCCATCGCCTGAGCCGATCCGTCCCATGCAACGGCAAGGCCGCCTCGCCGGTTGTCGCGGCATGACCGCGACCGCCCACACGGAGGCCATGTCCCCATGCGATCGATTGATCCTCGCCCGCTGCTTCTGCCCTCCCTCCTCCTGACGCTCGCCGCCTGCACCGGCGGAGCGCCCGTGCCGCCGTCGGTGGCGCCGGATGGGCGTCCCGAGAGCACCCGGACCGACCTCCTGGAGGCAGGCGCCACCGCCCTGCAGACCGACGCGCCGGTCGACGCCATGGACATCTACCTGGTGGGCTTCCACCCGATGAAGGACGATCCCGGCCACCAGATGGAAGCCCACCACTTCTGCCGGCAGGTGAACGAGGACTTCGCCCAGTGCGCCCTGTTCGACGGCAACACCGCCGACGCCAACCTGAACGGGCTGGAATACATCATTTCCGAGCGCCTGTTCGAGCAGCTTCCGCAAGAGGAGCGCCAGTACTGGCATCCGCACAATGGCGAGATCCTGTCCGGCCAGCTGGTGGCGCCCAACCTGCCCGAGGTCGCGGAGCACGAGCTGATGGAGGCCAAGATGAACAGCTACGGGAAGACCTGGCACACCTGGCGGTCCGAGCATGGCACCGGTCCGGGCGACCAGATCCCGCTGGGTCCTCCCATGCTGGCCTGGTCGTTCAACCGGGACGGCGAAGCCCGCCCGGAGCTGATCGAGGCCCGCGACCAGGACATGGGCATCTCCACGTCGGAGCGCCGCGCCGCCCGCCAGGACCTGGTCCCTCTGGCACAGCCCCAGGAAGGGGTGGATGCCCTGCAGGGCGCGTTCCCGCGGCCGACCACCGCCATCCCGGGCGTGGTCGACAAGAACGACGCCGCCCGCTGAGCGGTCCGTTCGCCGGGCGGGACGACGCCCTCGCCCGCCCGGCAAGGCCGAAGCCGCGGCCGAGTAGGCGTTTCTGATGCGAAAACTCTTGCATTGCACCTGCCTGTCGTCGTCCCACGGAGGAGGAAGGGTCCTCCGTTGACGAGGCCCGCTCCGATTCCCACATCCGGCTTGGCCAATGGCCGGCCCATGCTTCGGAAACGATGATCACCGAACTGAACAGTCGATCCCGACAGATCTTTCGCCAGATCGTCGACGCCTATGTGACGACCGGGGAACCGGTCGGGTCGCGGACGATCGCGCGCAAGCTCGACGAGCGGCTCTCGCCCGCGACGATCCGCAACGTGATGGCCGACCTGGAGGATGCCGGCCTCCTGTTCGCGCCGCACACCTCGGCCGGCCGGCTGCCGACCGCGGCGGGCCTGCGCCTCTATGTCGACGGCCTGCTCGAGGTCGGCAACATCGGCGACGAGGACAAGCGCAGCATCCGGGCGCAGTGCGTGGGCACGGGCAAGAGCCTGGAGGCGGTGCTGGGCGACGCCACCGAGGCGCTGTCTGGCCTGACCCGCCATGCCGGGCTGGTGGCGGCCCCGGCCAGCGACCGGCCGTTCCGCCATGTCGAGTTCGTGTCGCTGGGCCCGGGCCGCGCCCTGGTGGTCACGGTCACCGATCATGGCATGGTCGAGAACCGGATCATCGACGTGCCGCTCGGCATGCCGCAGACCTCCCTGGTGGAGGCCGGCAACTACATGACCGCCCGCCTGTCCGGGCGGAGCTTCGCCGAGGCGCGGATCCAGGTCCACGAGGAGATCGAGGCACGCCGCGCCGAGATCGACGAGGTGACCCAGCGGGTGGTCGAGGCGGGGCTCGCCACCTGGGTGAAGCCCGGCGGCGACAGCGACGGGTTCCTGATCGTGCGCGGCCAGTCCAAGCTGCTGGAGGACGTCCAGAACCTGGTCGAGCTGGAACGGGTGCGGCACCTGTTCGAGACCCTGGAAACCCGCAAGAACCTGCTGCGCCTGGTGGAGGCCGCCCAGAGCGGCAACGGGGTGCAGATCTTCATCGGCGCGGAAAACGAACTTTTCGGCCTGTCCGGCTGCTCCATGGTGATCGCGCCCTACCGCGCGCCATCGCCGGACCAGTCGCAGTCGGCCGTGGTGGGGGCGATCGGCGTGATCGGCCCGACCCGGATGAATTATGCGCGGATCATCCCGATGGTGGACTACACCGCCCGGGTGGTCAGCCGCATGCTCGGTCACCATGACAACGGAAGCAGGGAATGACGACGGAACAGGAAGCGACCACCAACCCAGAGGCCGAGGCCAAGGTCGAGGAGACCCAGGTCGTCCAGCCCGAGCAGGAGATCGCGGACCTGAAGGACAAGCTCCTGCGCGCGCTGGCGGATGTCGAGAACACCCGGCGCCAGAAGGAGCGCGAGGTCGACGAGGCGCGCCGCTACGCGGTGACCCGGTTTGCCCGCGACCTGCTCGACGTGGCCGACAACCTCAAGCGCGCCCTCTCGGTGCCGGCTTCGGCCGCCGAGGAGAACCCGGCGCTCAAGAATCTGCTCACCGGCGTCGACATGACCGAGCGCAGCCTGCAGAGCGTGCTGGAGCGCCACCAGATCAAGCGGATCGAGCCGCAGATCGGCGAGAAGCTCGACCCGAACCGCCACCAGGCGATGTTCGAGGTCCCGCGCGCCGACGTCGCTCCCGGCACGATTGCCGAGGTGATGCAGGCCGGCTATCTGATCGCCGACCGCCTGCTGCGGCCGGCGATGGTCGGGGTCG
Proteins encoded in this region:
- a CDS encoding lysozyme inhibitor LprI family protein, which encodes MIGKVLPVVALAAAFGLATPPAGAASFDCGKAAKPDERAVCADPSLSALDSEMGGLWFAYEQYPLMMGMSGVRHDEAVKFLEERAACGADTGCLTGLYEARIKALKTAVKDGLGDLATTEPAAPALPEGVQKVIDGYAGQCTELGGKLEAGGDQPNILTADLDGDGQADYLLDSQGLQCAGSATAFCANAGCQVDILPSTAGYQPVSAMGGQPTLVQGSKLAEVELWVSKEHCPDLQAGQACWAVYAWQDGKPGLRHEARPQPD
- a CDS encoding ArsR/SmtB family transcription factor — encoded protein: MRAGPDIARVAALLGDPARANMLTALLDGGTLTAGELARQAGVTAQTASSHLARLQDGGLVASRRQGRHHYFSLSDHDVGAILESLMGLADRIGHQRARPGPKDPALRQARVCYDHLAGTMAVAMLDSMLAQRLVHSPGDDLVLTDQGSAFIGRLGIDLPFLARSRRPLCRTCLDWSVRRPHLAGGLGAALLTRFSELGWASRQAGSRVVTFTPLGQEAFARLFPPAA
- the hrcA gene encoding heat-inducible transcriptional repressor HrcA encodes the protein MITELNSRSRQIFRQIVDAYVTTGEPVGSRTIARKLDERLSPATIRNVMADLEDAGLLFAPHTSAGRLPTAAGLRLYVDGLLEVGNIGDEDKRSIRAQCVGTGKSLEAVLGDATEALSGLTRHAGLVAAPASDRPFRHVEFVSLGPGRALVVTVTDHGMVENRIIDVPLGMPQTSLVEAGNYMTARLSGRSFAEARIQVHEEIEARRAEIDEVTQRVVEAGLATWVKPGGDSDGFLIVRGQSKLLEDVQNLVELERVRHLFETLETRKNLLRLVEAAQSGNGVQIFIGAENELFGLSGCSMVIAPYRAPSPDQSQSAVVGAIGVIGPTRMNYARIIPMVDYTARVVSRMLGHHDNGSRE
- a CDS encoding cobalamin-binding protein — translated: MRRFPPERIVCLTDETVETLYLLGEQDRIVGVSGHAVRPPGVRRDKPRVSSFLSADLPKIQALQPDLVLAFSDVQATTVAEIARAGLAVHLFNQRDIAGILAMIRTLGALVGCPARAEALAGSLEERIAAIAARTGAAAARPRVYFEEWDDPLIFGIGWVSELIEVAGGADVFAGRRGRPASRDRVVRPEEVVAEAPDLILASWCGRKVVPARIAARPGWERMPAVRAGRIAAIPSSLILQPGPAALTEGLDALVSAIA
- the grpE gene encoding nucleotide exchange factor GrpE yields the protein MTTEQEATTNPEAEAKVEETQVVQPEQEIADLKDKLLRALADVENTRRQKEREVDEARRYAVTRFARDLLDVADNLKRALSVPASAAEENPALKNLLTGVDMTERSLQSVLERHQIKRIEPQIGEKLDPNRHQAMFEVPRADVAPGTIAEVMQAGYLIADRLLRPAMVGVAARPAEAADETASPGEPGSSVDTRA
- a CDS encoding OBAP family protein: MRSIDPRPLLLPSLLLTLAACTGGAPVPPSVAPDGRPESTRTDLLEAGATALQTDAPVDAMDIYLVGFHPMKDDPGHQMEAHHFCRQVNEDFAQCALFDGNTADANLNGLEYIISERLFEQLPQEERQYWHPHNGEILSGQLVAPNLPEVAEHELMEAKMNSYGKTWHTWRSEHGTGPGDQIPLGPPMLAWSFNRDGEARPELIEARDQDMGISTSERRAARQDLVPLAQPQEGVDALQGAFPRPTTAIPGVVDKNDAAR
- a CDS encoding antibiotic biosynthesis monooxygenase family protein, which translates into the protein MIAVIFEVIPRRGHLENYLEIAASLTPVLEQVDGFISVERFESLKQPGKLLSLSFWRDEEAVMRWRRTEKHRLAQAAGRTKVFADYRLRVAAVMRDYGMEERDEAPGDSRELHG